The segment TCAAGAATTTTGAACTGGACATTTCTTATGGGCTCGTTGAGTAAGGGACCTTCATTTACACTCCATTTAAATCCGGATACTATCAAcggtttcaattttgtaagCTGGTCTTTGTCAGTTTCTCCATCTAAAGTGTCATCGAGTAAAATATCTGGTCCTATTAAGTCATCTGGTCCGAATGACCAAACAGACCTCGCAGCTAAGGTATCCCATCCAAATTTCTTAAGAATCGACGACATTTCCTTTTTGCTTAAATGAATATCAATCAACCCCTTCTCAATTTCATAACTCAATGCTGCATTGCTCACTGGTTCAGCAATAACTGAAATAGAAATCTCTCCGTTAGAAGTAGCCACGGGAATTTTAGTCAATGATTGGGCTATACATGTTTCAGAAAAGATAGTCATTGGATCACTTACTTTGATTTGcaaatcattgttgaaaaagaatctCAAATCATGCAATACGCAATCCAAATAAAACTCGCCAGGAGCAACAATGACTGTTTCACCGTTTTCTTCCACATGAATGACTGATGACAAATATGATTTAGAAATTTTGTCCAACCCTTCAAGAAGTAGCGGTCTTTGAGTAGGATTAATAGGCTCAACGACGACCTTCATCACTGACGTAATGGCGTAATCTGGAAGTTTGAACACTGGATCTTTTACATTATCGTGTGACACAATGGTAGCACCCTTCTTGATGCTTGAGTCAAAGTCCTCTATCAAGGCTATAGTGTTTGATATACCATCTACCGGAACATTGTATCTGCCACCGGGTAAATAGAGCTGCTTGATCACGACACTAGTCTCTCTCATCTCTTCACCatcctcatcttcaacataGACCTTCACGAGATCCCCCGTGTTGAGTTTTCCAGCGAAGATACGTGCCAATGCTAAAAATGATTCTCCATTGGGAGATTCGATAAATTTGCTAATCTTCCCAAGCATTGGTTCGGTTTTGGAAGAGCCACGAGGAGGAGCAATGGAATGCTCAAGCGAATCAACAAATCCGGTATCGTGTTTGAATACAGCTTGAAAAactgatttcaaaagtacTCTAACATCCTTTTTGTACTCTGCTTTGGGAATAGAAACACCAAAATTCTCCCACAATATTTTGCCCAATTCTTTGTGCGGAGGCTCGGTGGTTAAAACGTAGGTTGCAGTCTGGTAAATCGCCTCCAAAACAAACGTGACAAATGTTGGACAATATTTACCACCATCAGAATTAGTTGTTATTTCACTCTTCTCATAGTTGAAGAAGTAGTCTCCCCATAATTTATCCTTAAGTTCCGCTACTTGCATCTCtgacatttgattttgtagATACAAGTCAGCAAAACTGTTTAATGCAAACGAAATGCCAAACACGGACGAAGCAAAAATGATGTTATTTGAGGTAGGCCATAGCTTTTGCAAGTTAGTGTAATTTCCAGTACTGTTTTTTTTGATGTATTGATTCACATCATCGATTATGTTAAAGAGTTTAAAATATGCGTCCTTGGGCGGTAATCTCAACTCTAAGATTAGCTTATCAATCTTGTTTAACACAAGAATTAGGGGTAAATTTCGTTTAATAACCTCCTCAAGTATCAATTTATCTTTAAAAGTTAAGCCCACTACTACATCCAAGACTAAAGCAGCACCGTCACACACTTCGAGTCCGGCTATGACctcatcaccaaaatcaGCATGACCTGGAGTATCCAAGAAACTCGACACAAGAGATCGACCTTTGGAATCTGAAAGCATTAGAGTAACCGGCGAAGTTTTTATTGAAGCTTCTCGCTCTATTtctaatttgttgttgtccAAGTATCTCAAAGGTCTTGAATATATGAAGTTTGTTTTCTTACCATCACTGGGTGTATGTGTTTTTTGAACGAACTGATCAACAAACGACGTCTTTCCGGATTGAAAACTCCCCACAATGCAAACATTTCGTATCCTCTCTGGAACCTCGTTGATTGTGTTTACCATGAACTCTCTCGAGTATGTTAGCTTTGGTAAATCCCATTCATTGATgaccaatttcatctttttttccaatttcgGAACAATTACCGGCACATTCTCTGAATATTCAGTGGGATTAACATAAACTATTTCTGCATCTTGAGTTGGTACATTGCTCTTCGCTAATTCACTCCCTGGGACACTTTCATCTTGATTCTCGATGAGTACCAATTCTTGTCCCTTCTGTTCAAACTCATCCTTTCCTTGACTTTCGGTATCTGATTCAGACTTCACAGGTTCTCCGATCAAGTTACCAAATTCATCGTATAACTCCTCGTCACTCATTGGATTGTATGGAGCACactcaattgttgtttacaGTGAAGTGCTATCTAAGCGTTCTTTTTTTGTGCGCAGAATCTCATCTGATGTAGAATATAATGTAAATCTTCAGGTACCTGACAAAATTCTTTTCCGGGAAGAGATGAGAGAAGATAGCAAGGGAGGGTCTACATTTCCATTACCACATTGAGGTTTATGAAGGTGATCCTTTCTCATTCACTCTAATAGTATAATACAAACTTTTTTTACCTATTGCTCCAACTAAATGTATGGAACAAAATCCTTTTCATTATGACAATGTTTGATATTTCCTCAACTCAGTCAACAAACTTTGCAATTGAACGTCAGAGACTTTATTTTGTAAGCTCGGTATCAAACTCTTTGCCTCTTCAGCATCCTCACACTCTAAAGTTCCCAATTgtgcaatttcaaaaggaTGCAAATACTCTTTACAATGTTCATTAAAATCATTAAGGAGTTTTTCAACTGTTTCGCAGCTGGATCTGTTTTTGAATCTAGCGAAATTAGTTAAATAATTTAATGTCTTGTGTATaacttcatttgaattcGGTCCTGCTAATTCCATATTGGAAATctcatcttcttttgtattgttcAAGTCCTCATCTTCGTCTGAATCTGAATTCATTGCATCATCAGATCCCACTTGAGACAGTTGGTTGGCACGACTTTTGGGtttttgattcttcttTCGTTCCTTTAAAGCTGCTCTGATCAATAATCTTGTTTCTGATAGATTAAGCGCTATTAATTGCTGCTTCTCTCCGGAATTTGTTATTTGGGTTAGCTGGAATTCGGGTCCTAATTTTAAAACTGCTGCAttctcttcatcgtcaATATTTTGTGTAGCAACCTTTCTCCTTCTTACTCCCAAAGCACTAGTACTGACATTCATTGGTTGATCGATGTATAGCGTGTGCGGTATGTTTAAAAAGAGCTTTGAATTCGAGTCGAGTTTGCAAATGCActgtttcttcttcaacaccTGATGTTTATTGTGATTGAGCTTTAAATTAATAAGTCAATACTATTTGTAAATGTAAATAATGCTTGATTAGATCTAGTAAATTAATAATGCACAGAATATACAAGCatatatatgtataaaTATGACTAGAAGATGGCCGCTGGTTGGTAGATTTGATGGATGGGCAAAAGGAACTGTCGTTTGTCACACCTCTCAACGAAAGCCCTCGAAGTTCACgattttgttctttgatttttttttttttcatcaatttctgaAACCCTGCACACGACCATTATATCAACCAAAACGACCACCTTTTCTCTAACTTACATAGACAGTACCTTATACCGTAGGCATCTCAATAGATCTCACATCCTGAACAAACGGGTGCTTCAAGGCCTCCTGTGGAGTTAATCTTTCTAAAGGATTGAGATTAAGCACTTTGGTCAAAAAGTCAACTAACAACAATCGTTCTTGACATTCTTTCTCAACCATCAGACTTGTCATCTTCTTGCTAGGTAGCTTGTAGTTCAATATGATATCCTTCAATAATTTGTGTTTAAAGTAGTTCTTGTTTGGTTGTTCCTTTTTGTGTGCGTGACTTGATCCACTTTCCACTTTTGCTACTTGCAAGTCATGTGTATACTCttcaaatgttttgatttcgTAAGTGGGTTTCCCATCTGTAGTGTCACTAGgtattttcttgaaaaagtttgatGAGTTTCGTCCTACTTCAATCATATGTCTTGGAGGAGGACCTAACatgtcaacaattttccaaatttgattgtaCTCAGAAGTGCCTGGAAACATAGGTAATCCTAAGAAAAACTCTCCCACGATGCAACCCAAAGACCACATGTCAATGGATTCTGTATAAGGTAAACCAAGGATAACCTCTGGTGATCGATAAA is part of the Candida orthopsilosis Co 90-125, chromosome 2 draft sequence genome and harbors:
- a CDS encoding Snu114 protein (protein similar to S. cerevisiae Snu114p, which is an RNA helicase involved in pre-mRNA splicing), producing the protein MSDEELYDEFGNLIGEPVKSESDTESQGKDEFEQKGQELVLIENQDESVPGSELAKSNVPTQDAEIVYVNPTEYSENVPVIVPKLEKKMKLVINEWDLPKLTYSREFMVNTINEVPERIRNVCIVGSFQSGKTSFVDQFVQKTHTPSDGKKTNFIYSRPLRYLDNNKLEIEREASIKTSPVTLMLSDSKGRSLVSSFLDTPGHADFGDEVIAGLEVCDGAALVLDVVVGLTFKDKLILEEVIKRNLPLILVLNKIDKLILELRLPPKDAYFKLFNIIDDVNQYIKKNSTGNYTNLQKLWPTSNNIIFASSVFGISFALNSFADLYLQNQMSEMQVAELKDKLWGDYFFNYEKSEITTNSDGGKYCPTFVTFVLEAIYQTATYVLTTEPPHKELGKILWENFGVSIPKAEYKKDVRVLLKSVFQAVFKHDTGFVDSLEHSIAPPRGSSKTEPMLGKISKFIESPNGESFLALARIFAGKLNTGDLVKVYVEDEDGEEMRETSVVIKQLYLPGGRYNVPVDGISNTIALIEDFDSSIKKGATIVSHDNVKDPVFKLPDYAITSVMKVVVEPINPTQRPLLLEGLDKISKSYLSSVIHVEENGETVIVAPGEFYLDCVLHDLRFFFNNDLQIKVSDPMTIFSETCIAQSLTKIPVATSNGEISISVIAEPVSNAALSYEIEKGLIDIHLSKKEMSSILKKFGWDTLAARSVWSFGPDDLIGPDILLDDTLDGETDKDQLTKLKPLIVSGFKWSVNEGPLLNEPIRNVQFKILDAQFGENADSFLNGAQIIPLVRRACYTGLLTAKPRIMEPIYKVDAVCPYKAIRIIKEVLKLRRGHFDKQEPVEGTPLYHVEGFVPVIDSFGLLSDVKLHAQNKVLMSLVFSHWEIVPGDPFDKTCSLPTLEPVPEESLSRDFLLKTRKRKDLTGEPTLQKYIDTELYLKLKERDLVL
- a CDS encoding Rpb4 protein (protein similar to S. cerevisiae Rpb4p, which is a component of RNA polymerase II), with the protein product MNVSTSALGVRRRKVATQNIDDEENAAVLKLGPEFQLTQITNSGEKQQLIALNLSETRLLIRAALKERKKNQKPKSRANQSSQVGSDDAMNSDSDEDEDLNNTKEDEISNMELAGPNSNEVIHKTLNYLTNFARFKNRSSCETVEKLLNDFNEHCKEYLHPFEIAQLGTLECEDAEEAKSLIPSLQNKVSDVQLQSLLTELRKYQTLS